DNA sequence from the Antennarius striatus isolate MH-2024 chromosome 3, ASM4005453v1, whole genome shotgun sequence genome:
ATTTCATCTCATGAAATGTTTTGGTTACACAAATAAGAAGTATTTCTTCTATGTATGATGACAGTTGCCATGTACACACTGACCAGCATCAACAtgaactgctttttttttttaacttgtacTTAAAAAATGGTGTagaaaataatcatttgatCTTTTTAGTGTTAAATCTAACAAGTATCACTGTTTGATTTTCTGAAAAgactttttaatgtgtttttagtgGGAGTCTGAAGGTGTGTCTCTAGTTTCAAGCTCCTTTAATCCATTACTTATGTCCCCAGAATATGGCGGATTCCTTCCTGGACAGAGAGGTATCCCTGGACTCCTTCATCGACACCTACCAGAGCAACAGGAAGCTGGCCCATCTGAGGAGGGTGAAGATCGAGAAGCTGCAGGAGATGGTGATGCAGGGCCAGCGGCTCCCCCAGGTGCCCATTCCTACCTCACGATCTCAGGACGTGTCGGCGGCCGAAGCCGGCAGCGGCGCTTCCCCGGTCGCCCAGCCGAGAAGGAAACCCCCGCCGCCTCCGTCCCAGCCAGCCCCACCTCTGAATCCAGCTCCAGCCGCCGCCTCCCAGCCTCCGGTCTTCTACTCATCTCCGTACCCGCCGATCCCCCCCAGAACGGGCCAGCCCTTCCCCAGCGTCTCCTCCGGCTATCCGAGCCACTTTCTATCTCAGTACCCCCCGGCTTTGCCTCAAAGGCCCCCACCTCGTATGGCCCCGCAGCCTGGCTTCATCATGCAGTAAATCACAGCTGCTCAGAGGATGGAGTGTGTGGTCAGCCTTCCACCAACCGGAGCTCCTCTGAGAACAGTTTCCCTCAGCCCGTCGGCCTTCTTGGAATGCGACCAATAACAACACGAGGAGGCACAGGCGCGCCGGTCTGGTCGCGTTGGGCCGAGGCAGACGTCTAAACAGTCTGTGGATTCACCCGTCACTCCCATCAACCCCGCCAAACAAcacccacaacaacaaaaacacaacgaGATCGGCCAGACGTTTGGCTCGCCTCGAGTCGCGACGAGTGGGAGGGGGGCTCGCCGCGAGCTGtacgagacacacacacacacacgcgtgtgtgtgggtctgtgggtCTTTGTCACGCGTCAACAACCTTTTGTCAGCTTAACAGGACCCTCGGCTCTGCGGGCCCGTCGTATTTCAGTCTGGAAACACGCTGCTCAAGCATTTATAAACACTAAAGTCATTCAAAAAGAGGCTCGTTTCCCTCTTTAGCGTAATTTACTCGAGGTATatgcaagcaaaaaaaagagaCCCTAATTACTGTGCAGTTTGGATTCAAATCTCATTTCCCAGAATATATTAAGGCAAAACTGAATACATGCTGTGgtttaaaaacaacatcatcATCTGCATATAGAGATTCACAAGGTACAAGGACATTTGAATTTCAGCATCTTTTCTTGATATCGTACTAATGGAGTTACTTTAATTCTAGACTGATTAACATGTGGTAAAGATGGGCTTCAGTTTGTGCGTCTCCTccggtgtgagtgtgtgtctggttgAAGGTGGCCGACTCATGGACTCGTGTCTATCTCAGGGGCAGAAGGTGGGAACGGGAGACGGAAGGGAGAGGATTGGTGGAGAAGCTGGTGTAACAAGTTGATCGGGGCTTTTTAGCCTGAAGTGAATGATTTCTGTATAGCCATGCAGTGCACTCTGGGGCGTCTgtcgttttttttcttgtgggtTCTTGTTGTAACGCAACACTCCTTTATGATGTCCATTGTGTTCAACAGCTGGGattggagatgatgatgatgccagCAGTCCTTTGGATGTCATTCAGTTTCCTCACACTGAGCACCAAAGACTTCCCACATCAATCTGTGTTTGTTTAACTTCATCAGTGATTTATTACgtcagtgaaacattttatttaggTAATCTACAATTTATCCCTTCATTTGTATGTTTATGACGTTGAGCTTTGTAATCAACACAAAGTCGCATTTATCCAAGGGGGAACTTGAAAGATCAAGTTTGGTTTGCTATGGAAATTGTCCCGGTGTAAAAGTTTTGTGTTCTCCTCTTGACTGCTGTCGCTGTGCACTGTTGAAGAGCCACGAGTGCCTACACTCCGAAGTGAGGTTGAGCGCATCCTGCTGACTTCCCTTGTTACTTTATGCTCAGCTGTTGAGGACGCCCAAACTGTCAACCcttcaaagaaacaaacaaagttGCAGCAGCCTCCTGCTGATTCCATGTTTCAccagaaaagtagaaaaaggGCAGCTCCGGCCTTTTTCCCAGTCTGGTTTTTCCTTTCTGATGAGAAGCTGAAGGCCAAGATAGAGTGATTCTGAAGGTGTGCCAGAAAGACCCTTAAGCTGTACGTCTGCTGGTGCTTCTCCTCTATTCTCACTCCACTTATATTGAGCTTTGTTTGAGGTGAATTTGTGTctattgttctgtttttcaatctggaaaaaaaacagggcTCTAAACTATTTCGTGTCATATCTTTTGGTGATGTTTCACCTTAAGACAAAGAAGTGGACCACAGATTGGACACATCGTACTCGTCAGCAGGTAAATCTACACAAATAGAAGTTAAAGGATGAATATCTATGAACCAGCATTTCTAACAACTAACAATGGATAATTCTTTCGTGCATGGCCTTCGCTCTTTGCGATCATTCTGAAAATTCCTTTTTAATACTTATTTAGTTTTTTGAGCTGCTTTTTACGTTCAAactgatctacagtatatccatTGTTTTATGTGACTGGTGATATTTTCAGTGTAATGTTGTAGGTATTTActtaaaatgaatgtttaagTGGAATTTAATGCTATTTTCAAGTtcaataaatgttgattttttttctatctgtttcctgttttactcTTAAGCACAGAGCATGAGATGAATGCTTGGGCTGAGCAATAGGATTTTTGAAGTGAGACAAGACAGCCATCTAGTGTTACTTGTTgatcatgatttttttaaaaccaaacagTGATGGGTTGAAAATACCTTGCTGTCAAACATAAACAACCATCTCTTAAAAAATTCGAAAGGAAACACTGATTAGTGAACATTTGTTGAATACAAATGTATAAATGTCGAATTTAAATGTATCTTCAATAAGCTTTCATCCAATATTaggtaataaaagtcctgaTGTTGACAATTTTCAGATATTACAAACCCTTTAGAAATATGGCAGCGTGTTTGGGTCAAGGGTCAAACAACATCAACAGTGGACGTGACCCCTGCCTCAGGAATGAGAAGTTCAAGTGTGATTTGAAGGAtgggacattttttattttttacaaatttacaaTGGATTTAATGAGTTCAGTGGTTTTTATAGTGTTAAAATAAACAGCAATATGCAACTTAGTTTAGATTTAAGAAACTATTTCCAGCACAAAGCGGTCAATGTATGATTAACTTCGGCAAATCCAATCATATTGTGCCCATGTACGACTGGCTTCGTTAAAAGAAGGAAAATTCATGAAACGCACATAAGCAGACGGAaaataatatagaaataaaataaagctataaatttaaaatactgcTGCACTGGGAAAACGAGAAGTTAACACCACAGCTGTTTTAGTAGCTTTGACTGGTGGAGCGACCCCACCGGAGGCTGAGTGTTTTTAAACGCCTCTCCAAACCACGTGTCACGTTTCCATAGTTACGTCACATCGGCTCCACCATGTTGTAGGAAATCCACCTCCGCTCCTCACTCACTGTCAGATTACACTTTAATCCGGGGGAGGAAGACACACCGAAGACGCTGCCTGGCATCTTGAACGGATTCTCGCTCTAAACGCGAACTAAATGAACGCGACTTTTTTTTGGTGCTGCTGCCGTTTTTTCCTGAAGTGAAGCCGGCGGAGGAGACGCGGGGCTTCCGCTTCTGGTTCCGTCTGTGCGCCGATTTgccaaaatgttaaaatgttagcCGGCTAACTAGCTGCGAGAGAGTAACTAAACCGGATCAGCTGCAAAACCCAGCTAGGATTTATCGTTCTTTATAGATACTGTCgcttatttttagattttttatctccatatttttaatttttattcaacattCATGTCAACGTAACTACTTTGTATGTTAATTTCTGTctttaataaatgtttcttcCTGCTAGCTAGTTGAGTAGCGGCTCACATCCCGACGGGAGCCGGAGCTCTTTTTTTGGCTAGCTGGGCTCCTCCGCTGGTTCGGGCTAGCCGGATTACAACCCCCCCAGATCagcctggttttttttttttttttggacggtGAGGATGTCCGGAAAGGATAAAGACAAGCAGGAGAAGCAGTCCACCACGGAGCGGCTGGTCAAAGGTGGGTTCCACTCCCGCTTCCCGTCATTAAAACCTTTATTTCAATGTAACGTTAAAACCACCTGTAGCTTCATCCAAAGTCCTGTTCTAGAGAGGTTATAACACTTCATAGCAAGGTTATAATGCCTTATAGTGTCGATATCTAGAGGAGTTAGTTTGTTATTCCACTATATATTCACATGCTTTCAtaatcaatgactttttttccccagaaaaaataatgaagctagttttttgtttttttttgtcagattggAACTTTTGAAATATAATATGTCCATAATTTTCCATTGGTGTATGTATGACACTATTACACTTCATACACTTCATCATAGCAGCAATCAAGCATGAGAAGTCCCATTTCGCTGCCCAGTGTCCTTGACATTTAGGCTGGATGAAGGATCAAGTCTGTCGCTCGCCGGTTTGCATGTCCAAGGATTGCTCAGGTCAGCAGCAGAGAACAGGTTGTCGTGTCCCCACTGAACACACAGACCATAATATGCTGTGACAGTCCAAGTGGAGACCGGCTGAGCCAAGTCTGAGGTAGCTTGAGAAActcaccccaccaccaccaccaccatcatcatcagcgcCAACCTGCCTTCTTAATGCCAACTGGGCCCACATCGTCGTCTGTCTGCAAGGACACTGGGAGAGTGTCCTGCCAGAGCGCTGGAATGCTGATGTGTGAGCCAGTGGGGGGGGAGAGGGTGAGTTAATTGTGGAAAGAATCTCCCCAGTGATGTTCCCAACATGGCCAGCCACATGTTGGTGAGAGAGAATAGGAACGTGACAGGGAAAGAAGCGGAAATCCAGTCGGGGTGGAACCCCCTTAGAAAAAGTTTTccatgaaaataacacaaactttTGAATCTGTcacatggggggaaaaaataattgTGTATCCCAGCAATGGATGTTCCTCATGTAACTGGTGCCTGGAGGAGGGTTTAACCAGGAGGCTACGTCAGACTAATGCTCTGCTGTGGTTGTGTAAGTCAAAGAGTTAAGCTCATTCGTTGCTGAGTATCGCGGCCGTCCTGGCAGCTCAATGGTTTGGTCATTTGATCTGACGTTTCCTCACCCAAGTCCTGTTTGAACACACTGTAGACACGGGCCGTCCCCGTACAATACCAGGAAAAAAActacagcaaaaacacaaatacgtTCATGGCGCGTAAAATGCAGaaacttacagtattttccacgctataaggcgcacctgattttaaggcgcaccttcaatgaatggccttttttcaaactgttttcaccagaataggGTGCAGCACATTATAAGGCCCATAGAATAGGAACTATTGTGCTATGTGTCCACTAGATTGAGGTGCGCTAAAGGGATTGCAGCATTTTCTCAAATTTCCAGAGCCAAGTCGCTCCTAGCCAAAGGCACCTGGCACGCTACGATTGATTCGAGAATTTGGTTGACACCTGAAACTGCAGATAGGCAACAGCGTGGGGGGTTGAGGTTACAACTGagagctgagaactcatcttcaatgaatggcctattttcaGACttgtttcatatataaggcgcactgtcagtttttgattAAATTAGGGCTTTAagatgtgccttatagtgtggaaaacacTGTAATCATTTCAAAAGTCTTTCATTTTGAAACTAGAATCATTACATCAGGTGTAAAAGTTCCTAAGCCTGCCTGAAATCTTGCCACTCCTGTCttatattaatttaatgttaaagtTTAAGACTAGTTTAAGTGAGTTAATAGCTTTTTAAATTCTGCACTAGTCCAACAGTAACCGAGAACAACTGTTTGTTGTCACCTTTAATGAATCACCAGTGACTTTGTCTCCACTTGTTTTTGGAAATCATCGGTGATCCAACGAGTCTGAAATCACATCCTGCCGATagaagacacagagagagaatgaaCAGACTAAATATAGAGAACCAACCCCGGGCCTGGAGATGTAGCTCGCCACGCTAATGCATTCACCGATAATTAGAGCAAACTGAAGTGGACTTCATGATTCATCCGTCCCCTGCAGTCTGATCCATTCATTTCTAACCCAGCGACGTCTTTTGtaattcaaccccccccccccctccatttaTCGTGTGGATTTTTTGAAACAATAGTGAACATATTCCAGCCTCCTGGCTCGTGTCACCGTCCAGAACATTATATCCTCAGTGCCGGGGGCAGCGTCGCTCACACAGTCGTGTCTTTTGTGTCTGGAGTCGTCTGTTGTCGTGCCAGACAAGCGTGGGTGTCGCagcccaagtgtgtgtgtgtgtgtgtgtgtgtgtgtgtgtgtgtgtgtgtgtatggtgctGAAGAGTTCATCAAACATTAATGCTAATTAGGTCAAACAGGCTCCAATGAGAACTCGGGTTCAGGGGCGTTTGCAGATTATTTTTGACGAAACGGTTTTTTTCTTCGTTTTGGGACAGAATGGACTCAGTTGTGTTTCCTGGAGCTTCATTTCTATCTGTGTTTGAACAGCTTTTACTGTGCAGACAAAACCAAAACTAGAATGGATGATTATTGTAGTTATCCTGGTTGGATGGCAGGAGATGGaaggagtgtgtatgtgtgtgtgtgcgtgtgctctCTGGTTATCAACCGTCCACCGTGGAGAATTACTGGCAGCCTCCAGGACGGGCGGTTGTAAATTTGTTCGCTGTGACTGTTGCCTGAAACGCTTCATGGTCTGGTTATCTCTCTCATTACGCTTCCCTATTCGGTGTCatcgtttttttgttgtttttttttcacacaggGTCTGCTTTTGTTGGAACTGGAGCCTTCCATCAGTGTGACGAGGCTTTTAAGTAAACAGGCCCTGAATCTGGAAGCTAATAGAGGCTTTAGCTAATCTGTTCTTAAGGCTCGTACCTCAGCTTACAGCTTTGTTCGCAGCCGTTCCTCGTAAGGCCAGGGAGCACTTACTGTTTATTTATACCACACTGGTCAACGCATGACAGCTTGTCCTCCACAAGATGAAATTGTGCTTTCCCTCCCCAGGCCGGGACGTCTTTTTGATGAGTTACCTGCAGAGAGCGACACACCTGAACCACATTCAGACTTTTATTGCAGTTGcagcgcttttttttttttgcaggatttgtcacagaaatatatattttttaaaaacttataaTGGATTAGTCTGAACTGATAAACGacatgtacagtggtacctctacttacaaaattaattggttctggaagaaatttcttaagtggaaaatttcctaagtagagacgcgttttccacgcaaatgccctaatccgttccaagcatCAAAATATAAAGCatcaaaatgcatcaaaacttgtaacaaatacatgttacgattatattattacacaataaatgagagttgtgtataacgtaaaaaacaaagaatatagtaaagaataaaaacggtggtcatttaccttttaattgttttttgccctctttggttcatgccctcttgccccccccatgaacaacagagtgaattccagtcctccttctgaacttctgcaaccacccacgcaatgccttaaactccttaaacttccttttgttttaataacgtggtgattgtagatgcattacggacatattctttggtgagatcaaccaaacgcatccctttttcaggcttttctatcgtctcttgctttgtttgtacggacaaaaaaactcttttcttcgtcttttcttttcctcttttctccgtcactttcttggggtccatagtgaatactctaaaagttaatatatttacgtaaaactatcagaacacctcatgggtcgagggccgaatgacgaggacgctgcatagacaccgatctagctccacacagaggtccctcttagccaatgggatgccaggatgctaggtaatagccaatggcagtgcagctatgagaatggtgcgttcaggaacctgtgggatctgcgagtatcagcccatactgtatttttacctttcgtaactcgaaatatCTTTCGCAACGAGAggcaatatttttctgttgaggcgtttcgtaagtagaaaattttatacgtagagacattcgtaagtagaggtaccactctAATGTGAGAAATGCGTGAGGGGTACTTCAGGCACCACGCCACACCAAAAGCTCATTCacacgttttctttttttctcttattgCCCTTCGATTGGCTCCGTGTGGGCGTGACagcatcctctctctctctccatcctcatctTGTTCATTACCGGTGGCACAGGTTATCACATGCTGTCTACACGCTGATAAAGTGTTTATGtcacacctgaagtgtgtgCTTTGCACTGTGTGTGCGCGCTGACCTGTGGATGGTGAAGATATCAAACCAGCGGTTCATCTGGTTCGATTTGATGCTGTtttcatgttaaaaaataaataaatccattgaTTCCTTTTGAGAATGACCGTCCATGTCTATTAAAATAGATCACTGCACTAATGCTGGATCCTGCGTTTGACGCTGTTTTAAACGTTCCACTCGTAACTGTTTCGGTCTTAAAGCCTTCAGGTCTCAGCTTTTGAAAGCATTGGCCTTTTGTGGTGACAGTAAAAGGATTGTGTAGGAGGTGCGGAGGAGATTACCGCGTGAGGGTTTGTCAAGTAGAGGTACGGGGTGTCTATCTGGGGCATGCGTTATCATGAAGGTGTATGCATGTGACTCAGCTAATGTGAATGGAACTGCTCATCATTACAATTTCATGCAAATGCAAACTAGGCTGCAGAAAAAGCTCCAGTGTTCTTATGACTGGTATGAAATGGTGCTTCGATTTTCCTTCCATACCACCAAACTtcctgggattttttttttaaatacattttcagatcTCCTTTAGCTCTTCTCCATTGATTCTATGTAGCTGATGTTGCTCTTTTCCTTGGACAGCTGTGCCATACCCTCCACAACACAAGCTGACTTTGAAAGAACTCTTCGAAGACGGCAAACCCAACGCCGAGCTGCTCCGCAACCACCTGGTCAAAGAGGGCCGGGTGGAGGAGGACGCGGCTCTGAGGATCATCAACGACGGGGCCAACATCCTTCGCCATGAGAAATGCATGCTGGAGGTGGAGGCGCCGATAACAGGTAGGCTCTTTCAGACGCCTTCTGATGTTTCTTTCACGCCTCATTTTCAGCTCCGGGTTTGATGGTCGACTTTGAACTTAATATGGCGACCATCCTTCAACGGGAGGTCCAGTGTTCAAATACCGTCTGATAATGGACACCTAACTCTGCCCTGGTATATTTAAGGAAAACACCCTCACTGCCATAACAAGCGGTGCTATTTAGCTGCTAATCCTGACCTCAAACGTAAGGTCTTATAAAGTATATGCAGGCAGTATTTGAGAAGCCCCAGTGGTGCACCAAGATTCTAACAGTTCTACCTTGTTAGGTAGTGTGAGGGATGAACCACTGGATGCAGAATACATTCCAAGACAGTACAGATAGTGCTATGAATAAAGATTAAACGTAGCCCCAGCTGCAGCCTTATTCTTTTGCAGCCCAGTTCCACGCTGCAGTCTCATGCCCCCTAGAGGCGGTCAGAGTCACATCAGGCTTCAGTCAGTTCCTCAAAAAATCTCTGCACACTTACATCCAGACAGCTCTCcagatgtattatttatttagttggtttttttttctttttggacatatcattacaacagacttcaaccaccttcatctcagttgcaacatcaacaacatctggaaaaaaattaaaacggCTGACGGGTAGACGTTGTTTAGCTTACGTAGTTCCAATCCCCAGAATCAGACACAGGGGTGTTGAACTCATTTTctccgagggccacatcaacaaCGGCTGTctcaaagagccagatgtaactaataaatgtaacttcaTGTAACTTCATGTAAAATAAGtgtaactactccttgatgTTAAATAACTCCGAATTTCTGACTTATtcatgttacaaacatta
Encoded proteins:
- the vps37ba gene encoding VPS37B subunit of ESCRT-I a, giving the protein MSSFSSKFSAYTMTQLNEFLEDDEKLTQMVQEMDEMQEVQQSKERTLASNRTLAEQNLTLQPGLELRKEQLTKSYGRLQEQFESYQLRKSTLDHKSGNTSLDILLALLQAEGAKIEEETENMADSFLDREVSLDSFIDTYQSNRKLAHLRRVKIEKLQEMVMQGQRLPQVPIPTSRSQDVSAAEAGSGASPVAQPRRKPPPPPSQPAPPLNPAPAAASQPPVFYSSPYPPIPPRTGQPFPSVSSGYPSHFLSQYPPALPQRPPPRMAPQPGFIMQ